The Actinocatenispora sera genome has a window encoding:
- a CDS encoding TetR/AcrR family transcriptional regulator, translated as MTTRERPRDTRARIQQVALDLFAEHGYEKTALREIAEKLGVTKAALYYHFKTKEDILVSIFTDSAEQIDELIEWARAQPPTVETRREVIRRYSGLMRGNRKLLQFMHENQPTLRDLPIGETMKHRMAGLFEVLTDDGQSLPDQLRGRLAVFAISFGTMVGMSDTKHSGDEVADAAVEVALDLIRE; from the coding sequence ATGACGACTCGGGAGCGCCCCCGCGACACCAGGGCCCGCATCCAGCAGGTCGCGCTCGACCTGTTCGCCGAACACGGGTACGAGAAGACCGCGCTGCGCGAGATCGCCGAGAAGCTCGGCGTCACCAAGGCCGCGCTCTACTACCACTTCAAGACCAAGGAAGACATCCTGGTCAGCATCTTCACCGACTCGGCCGAGCAGATCGACGAGCTGATCGAGTGGGCGCGCGCCCAGCCGCCGACGGTGGAGACCCGGCGCGAGGTGATCCGGCGCTACTCCGGGCTGATGCGCGGCAACCGCAAGCTGCTCCAGTTCATGCACGAGAACCAGCCGACGCTGCGCGACCTGCCCATCGGCGAGACGATGAAGCACCGGATGGCGGGCTTGTTCGAGGTGCTGACCGACGACGGCCAGTCGCTGCCCGACCAGCTGCGCGGCCGGCTCGCGGTGTTCGCGATCAGCTTCGGCACCATGGTCGGGATGTCCGACACCAAGCACTCCGGCGACGAGGTGGCCGACGCGGCGGTCGAGGTCGCCCTCGACCTCATCCGCGAGTAA
- a CDS encoding carbohydrate ABC transporter permease — protein MRSASRTRRKRREYLLFLLFIAPNAVLLAVFAYWPIVFNGILSLTSWDMVSPHIPFVGLANYKDMFTDTDFWWVILRTILFSGAVVIGCVVAGLAVAILLNQKLRGRNVVRTVAFAPHILSGVAMGTVWLFIFDPQIGLMKMVLGKIGADGPAWMTDSNWALAGLIIVYLWKTIGFVAVVYVAGLQGMPSDLYEAARLDGAGSWTLFRKITFPLLSPVTFFVVVVTIVATFQAFDVIAIMTDGGPGDATTTISWYIYKEAFQALDAGHAGAGALVMFVILIAITAAQARFMERKVHYR, from the coding sequence GTGCGGTCGGCCAGCAGAACGCGCCGTAAACGGCGCGAGTACCTGCTGTTCCTGCTGTTCATCGCGCCGAACGCGGTGCTGCTCGCGGTATTCGCGTACTGGCCGATCGTGTTCAACGGGATCCTCAGCCTGACCAGCTGGGACATGGTCTCGCCGCACATCCCGTTCGTCGGCCTGGCGAACTACAAGGACATGTTCACCGACACCGACTTCTGGTGGGTCATCCTGCGGACGATCCTGTTCTCCGGCGCGGTCGTCATCGGCTGCGTGGTGGCCGGGCTCGCGGTCGCGATCCTGCTGAACCAGAAGCTGCGCGGCCGCAACGTGGTCCGCACGGTCGCGTTCGCGCCGCACATCCTGTCCGGCGTCGCGATGGGTACCGTCTGGCTGTTCATCTTCGACCCGCAGATCGGGCTGATGAAGATGGTGCTGGGCAAGATCGGCGCGGACGGCCCGGCCTGGATGACCGACTCGAACTGGGCGCTCGCCGGCCTGATCATCGTCTACCTGTGGAAGACGATCGGCTTCGTCGCGGTGGTCTACGTGGCCGGCCTGCAGGGCATGCCGAGCGACCTGTACGAGGCGGCGCGGCTGGACGGCGCCGGCTCCTGGACGCTGTTCCGCAAGATCACGTTCCCGCTGCTGTCGCCGGTGACGTTCTTCGTCGTGGTGGTCACGATCGTCGCCACGTTCCAGGCGTTCGACGTCATCGCGATCATGACCGACGGCGGTCCGGGCGACGCCACCACCACGATCTCCTGGTACATCTACAAAGAGGCCTTCCAGGCTCTGGACGCCGGCCATGCGGGCGCCGGCGCGCTCGTGATGTTCGTGATCCTGATCGCGATCACGGCGGCCCAGGCCCGGTTCATGGAGCGGAAGGTGCACTACCGATGA
- a CDS encoding ABC transporter substrate-binding protein, which yields MNAKARAALSRRTLLGALGLTGVAAMSGCAGSFQQTAGTVPGKYAKRQHVVFWHSFGGTPLKVLTELVAKFNDSQSDIYVEAQFQGSYEMTMQKLATAIVAKQVPDICVLSEVTWRKIHLADALEPYNDFFDGDVQPDQFMDQFIEEGTVQGKLWWIPFARSTPIFYYNKTVFEKAGLSSDGPESWEQLQEWAPAIMRQKTAAGHPKVLALGSTYASWYFQSNVWTWGGHYSNGLDVKFDTKQLMDAGQWMVDFIRKHKAAYLSQKPDQDMGSGITACYLSSTGGLTQAGLNAKGGHYQVGTAFLPQHEGNFGCPTGGSGIGVLKYAEKSRKEAAWQFIKFLAQPKNSAHWTVGTGYLPVVKAAQQEPELIKATKDKNYLTALRQLPKTQPQDLIRLIVSSAGDTMDEQLTKLYSSNASVPDVFGRLDKKLGSLADLIRETYDSHYK from the coding sequence ATGAACGCGAAAGCACGCGCCGCGCTGAGCCGGCGCACCCTGCTCGGCGCGCTGGGGCTCACCGGCGTCGCGGCGATGTCCGGCTGCGCCGGCAGCTTCCAGCAGACCGCCGGCACGGTGCCCGGCAAGTACGCCAAGCGGCAGCATGTGGTGTTCTGGCACTCGTTCGGCGGTACCCCGCTCAAGGTGCTCACCGAGCTGGTGGCGAAGTTCAACGACAGCCAGTCGGACATCTACGTGGAGGCCCAGTTCCAGGGCAGCTACGAGATGACGATGCAGAAGCTCGCCACCGCCATCGTGGCCAAGCAGGTACCGGACATCTGCGTACTGTCCGAGGTCACCTGGCGCAAGATCCACCTGGCCGACGCGCTGGAGCCGTACAACGACTTCTTCGACGGCGACGTGCAGCCGGACCAGTTCATGGACCAGTTCATCGAGGAGGGCACGGTCCAGGGCAAGCTGTGGTGGATCCCGTTCGCCCGCAGCACGCCGATCTTCTACTACAACAAGACGGTGTTCGAGAAGGCCGGGCTGTCGTCGGACGGGCCCGAGTCGTGGGAGCAGCTGCAGGAGTGGGCGCCGGCCATCATGCGGCAGAAGACCGCCGCGGGGCATCCCAAGGTGCTGGCGCTGGGCAGCACGTACGCCAGCTGGTACTTCCAGAGCAACGTCTGGACCTGGGGCGGCCACTACTCCAATGGCCTGGACGTCAAGTTCGACACCAAGCAGCTCATGGACGCCGGCCAGTGGATGGTCGACTTCATCCGCAAGCACAAGGCCGCGTACCTGTCGCAGAAGCCGGACCAGGACATGGGCAGCGGGATCACCGCCTGCTACCTGTCCTCGACCGGCGGCCTCACCCAGGCCGGCCTGAACGCCAAGGGCGGCCACTACCAGGTCGGTACCGCGTTCCTGCCGCAGCACGAGGGGAACTTCGGCTGCCCAACCGGTGGGTCCGGCATCGGCGTGCTCAAGTACGCGGAGAAGTCACGCAAGGAGGCCGCCTGGCAGTTCATCAAGTTCCTGGCGCAGCCGAAGAACTCGGCGCACTGGACCGTCGGTACCGGCTACCTGCCGGTGGTGAAGGCGGCCCAGCAGGAGCCTGAGCTGATCAAGGCGACCAAGGACAAGAACTACCTGACCGCGCTGCGGCAGCTGCCGAAGACCCAGCCGCAGGACCTGATCCGGTTGATCGTGTCCAGCGCCGGCGACACAATGGACGAGCAGCTGACCAAGCTGTACTCGTCGAACGCCTCGGTGCCGGACGTCTTCGGCCGGCTGGACAAGAAGCTCGGTTCGCTCGCCGATCTGATCCGCGAAACCTACGACTCGCACTACAAGTAG
- a CDS encoding carbohydrate ABC transporter permease, whose translation MKTVGTGLKYLGLIVVLVLAAVPIYWLLSTSVTSPEKIFQFQWFPDGLNWQNYIDGWKSAPFGAMYKNSIIVTLAGALIQICVAILSSYAFAFLDFPGKRIVFLIFLGAMMVPGTVVLMPNFLTIAALGWVNSYAGIVIPGVGSVFAMFLLRQHMLTLSSEVTDAAKVDGANHLRILWHVVLPMSRPMVVTVIVVALVEKWNDFVWPLVSTSTDSMRTLPVGLLMIKDAQGFTNWGAVMASSVFIVVPVLIVFFIAQRQIIAGLTAGATKG comes from the coding sequence ATGAAGACCGTTGGTACCGGCCTGAAATACCTCGGGCTGATCGTCGTCCTGGTGCTCGCCGCGGTGCCGATCTACTGGCTGCTGTCCACCTCGGTCACCTCGCCGGAGAAGATCTTCCAGTTCCAGTGGTTCCCGGACGGGCTGAACTGGCAGAACTACATCGACGGCTGGAAGTCCGCACCGTTCGGCGCGATGTACAAGAACTCGATCATCGTCACGCTGGCCGGCGCGCTGATCCAGATCTGCGTGGCGATCCTCAGCTCGTACGCGTTCGCGTTCCTCGACTTCCCGGGCAAGCGCATCGTGTTCCTGATCTTCCTCGGCGCGATGATGGTGCCGGGCACGGTGGTACTGATGCCGAACTTCCTCACCATCGCGGCGCTCGGCTGGGTCAACTCCTACGCCGGCATCGTGATCCCCGGTGTCGGATCGGTGTTCGCGATGTTCCTGTTGCGCCAGCACATGTTGACGCTGTCGTCCGAGGTGACCGACGCGGCGAAGGTCGACGGCGCGAACCACCTGCGCATCCTCTGGCACGTGGTGCTGCCGATGTCGCGGCCGATGGTGGTCACGGTGATCGTGGTGGCACTGGTGGAGAAGTGGAACGACTTCGTGTGGCCGCTGGTGTCGACCAGTACCGACTCGATGCGTACGTTGCCGGTCGGGTTGCTGATGATCAAGGACGCGCAGGGCTTCACGAACTGGGGCGCGGTCATGGCCTCCTCGGTGTTCATCGTGGTGCCGGTGCTGATCGTCTTCTTCATCGCCCAGCGCCAGATCATCGCCGGGCTCACCGCCGGCGCGACGAAGGGCTGA
- a CDS encoding MFS transporter, producing the protein MSHTAAAAPSKAVASPSNGVLTHRQIMTILIGLMLGMFLAALDQTIVGTAIRNIADDLKGLDKQAWATTAYLITSTIATPLYGKLSDMYGRKPFFLAAILIFIAGSVACTFSTSMYELAAFRAFQGLGGGGLMSLALAIIGDIVAPRERAKYQGYFLAVFGTSSVLGPVLGGVLSGQSSILGLTGWRWVFLINVPIAAVAMVVVTKVLNVPHAAHKHKIDWAGALFLVVGLVPLLVVAEQGQSWGWTSTRSLAAYGIGVVGIVAFIIAEKFAKDEALIPLRMFRNPVISLMSAGGFIVGMAMFGGIAILPQYLQIVHGASATKSGFLMLPMVLGMMVGSILSGQITARTGRYKIFPIIGTALMVAALLLLHTIGADTALWQVNVFMAMLGLGLGNCMQTLTLAVQNAAPPKDMGVASATSTFFRQMGGTLGTAVFISVLFSTVGDKITDAFKEKSIQHGIAQAAQDPSVLKNPLNVDMLKHPAQAAKQVMSDSSFLSHIDDRLARPFLVGFSNSMDLVFLISAGVAAIAFVLFLFTKEVPLRTQSGTAARLSAESAEAAADPAAMVADTEDSVPPGGRHAADADPAAEPPVDAVAALPAADPTADLPPAPVIGTPIRGYVRQAGGAVVSDAALTLIDPAGQQMGRGITAGDGGYQIAVDRPGNYVLIARARAHQPQATMVTVNGNPVQLDLTLAGSAGLVGAVKQTGDHPIPGAAVILADADGNVVGSQSTDVGGTYEFVELVAGSYTLAVSAPSYQPVALLVTVPDVGRVRQDIELAGGAQLRGVARSSDGRLVPGARVSLRRPDGTEIAATITDDAGRYAFTEVPEGDYTVVASGYAPVRSSLTLSIGDRHEHDVELSHSTD; encoded by the coding sequence ATGAGTCATACCGCTGCTGCGGCACCGAGCAAGGCGGTTGCGTCCCCGTCCAACGGCGTGCTGACGCACCGACAGATCATGACGATCCTGATCGGCCTGATGCTCGGCATGTTCCTCGCCGCGCTCGACCAGACGATCGTCGGTACCGCCATCCGGAACATCGCGGACGACCTGAAGGGCCTGGACAAGCAGGCCTGGGCGACGACGGCGTACCTGATCACGTCGACGATCGCCACCCCGCTCTACGGCAAGCTGTCCGACATGTACGGCCGGAAGCCGTTCTTCCTGGCCGCGATCCTGATCTTCATCGCCGGCTCGGTCGCCTGCACGTTCTCCACCTCGATGTACGAGCTGGCCGCGTTCCGGGCGTTCCAGGGCCTGGGTGGCGGTGGCCTGATGTCGCTCGCGCTGGCGATCATCGGTGACATCGTCGCGCCCCGGGAACGAGCCAAGTACCAGGGCTACTTCCTCGCCGTGTTCGGTACCTCCAGCGTGCTCGGCCCGGTGCTCGGCGGGGTGCTGTCCGGGCAGAGCTCGATCCTCGGCCTGACCGGCTGGCGCTGGGTGTTCCTGATCAACGTGCCGATCGCGGCCGTCGCGATGGTCGTGGTGACCAAGGTGCTCAACGTGCCGCATGCGGCGCACAAGCACAAGATCGACTGGGCCGGCGCGCTGTTCCTGGTGGTCGGGCTGGTGCCGCTGCTGGTCGTGGCCGAACAGGGGCAGTCGTGGGGCTGGACCTCGACCCGGTCGCTGGCCGCCTACGGCATCGGCGTGGTCGGCATCGTCGCGTTCATCATCGCGGAGAAGTTCGCCAAGGACGAGGCGCTGATCCCGCTCCGGATGTTCCGCAACCCGGTGATCTCGCTGATGTCGGCCGGCGGCTTCATCGTCGGTATGGCGATGTTCGGCGGCATCGCGATCCTGCCGCAGTACCTGCAGATCGTGCACGGCGCGTCGGCGACCAAGTCCGGCTTCCTGATGCTGCCGATGGTGCTCGGGATGATGGTCGGCTCGATCCTGTCCGGCCAGATCACCGCCCGCACCGGCCGGTACAAGATCTTCCCGATCATCGGTACCGCGCTGATGGTCGCGGCGTTGCTGCTGCTGCACACGATCGGTGCCGACACCGCGCTGTGGCAGGTCAACGTCTTCATGGCGATGCTCGGCCTCGGCCTCGGTAACTGCATGCAGACGCTGACCCTCGCGGTGCAGAACGCGGCGCCGCCGAAGGACATGGGCGTCGCGTCGGCCACCAGCACGTTCTTCCGGCAGATGGGCGGCACGCTCGGTACCGCGGTGTTCATCTCGGTGCTGTTCAGCACGGTCGGCGACAAGATCACCGACGCCTTCAAGGAGAAGTCGATCCAGCACGGCATCGCGCAGGCCGCGCAGGACCCGTCGGTGCTGAAGAACCCGCTGAACGTCGACATGCTGAAGCATCCGGCCCAGGCGGCGAAGCAGGTGATGAGCGACTCGTCGTTCCTCTCCCACATCGACGACCGGCTGGCCCGGCCGTTCCTGGTCGGGTTCTCCAACTCGATGGACCTGGTGTTCCTGATCTCCGCCGGCGTCGCGGCGATCGCGTTCGTGCTCTTCCTGTTCACCAAGGAGGTGCCGCTGCGCACCCAGTCCGGCACCGCGGCGCGGCTGTCCGCGGAGAGCGCGGAGGCCGCGGCCGACCCGGCCGCGATGGTGGCCGACACCGAGGACTCGGTGCCGCCCGGCGGCCGGCACGCCGCCGACGCCGATCCCGCGGCGGAACCGCCGGTCGACGCGGTGGCGGCGCTGCCGGCGGCCGACCCGACCGCGGACCTGCCGCCGGCTCCGGTGATCGGTACACCGATCCGCGGGTACGTGCGGCAGGCCGGCGGTGCGGTGGTCTCGGACGCCGCGCTGACCCTGATCGATCCGGCCGGGCAGCAGATGGGGCGCGGCATCACCGCCGGGGACGGCGGGTACCAGATTGCGGTCGACCGGCCCGGCAACTACGTGTTGATCGCCCGCGCCCGGGCGCACCAGCCGCAGGCCACGATGGTGACGGTGAACGGGAACCCGGTCCAGCTGGACCTGACCCTGGCCGGCTCGGCCGGCCTGGTCGGTGCGGTCAAGCAGACCGGTGACCACCCGATCCCGGGCGCCGCGGTGATCCTCGCGGATGCCGACGGCAACGTGGTCGGCTCGCAGTCCACCGACGTGGGCGGCACGTACGAGTTCGTCGAGCTGGTCGCCGGGTCGTACACGCTGGCGGTCAGCGCGCCGTCCTACCAGCCGGTGGCGCTGCTCGTCACGGTGCCCGACGTGGGCCGGGTCCGGCAGGACATCGAGCTGGCCGGCGGCGCCCAGCTGCGCGGCGTGGCGCGGTCGTCCGACGGCCGGCTGGTGCCCGGTGCCCGGGTCAGCCTGCGCCGGCCGGACGGGACCGAGATCGCCGCGACGATCACCGACGACGCCGGGCGGTACGCGTTCACCGAGGTGCCGGAGGGCGACTACACCGTCGTCGCGTCCGGGTACGCGCCGGTGCGCAGCTCGCTGACGCTCAGCATCGGCGACCGGCACGAGCACGATGTCGAGCTGAGCCACTCGACCGACTGA
- a CDS encoding MDR family MFS transporter, with the protein MAARRHTPSRYVGAHTTGDEPGPATSPAEPAGPAEPVPQSKARMYVVLVGVMLAMLLGMLDQMVVNTALPRIVGDLGGLAHYSWVVTAYLLATTVTTPIWGKLGDLYGQKKVYLAAIVLFLGGSALSGAAQSMTELIAFRAFQGLGAGGLMVGAMSIMGVLVPPRERGRYQGIMAAIMPLAMIGGPLLGGYVTDHLSWRWAFYVNLPVGAVALAVIVATLKLPRVRTSHRVDYLGAGLLALAAGSLILGTTWGGSQYPWLSTQIIGLGVLAVLSLIGFVLVERRVAEPIIPLGLFRSRNFAVVSVLGFLVGFAMFGATLALPQYQQIVQGESATGSGLALLPLMLGMIVVSLIAGQVITRTGKYRMFPILGGALMIVGMVALAQLDADTSRFVAGLLMVPLGLGMGALMQTLMTVSQNSVELRQIGVASSVVTFARSIGGAFGTAVFGAVLTARLTASLDDQLGAGAGDRLLSAGARMSPDALNHLPATVHQAYLAAVGNGVGVVFWAAVPIAALMFALAWLIRHVPLRGSAPGSAAAGPGSDPGSGSGTASATRVDGTEPAARAGAGVVPAGRVGAGVGPAGVAPAGVGTGGAAAG; encoded by the coding sequence GTGGCCGCTCGCAGGCACACCCCCAGCCGGTACGTCGGGGCACACACCACAGGAGACGAGCCGGGTCCGGCGACCTCGCCGGCAGAACCGGCAGGACCAGCGGAGCCGGTACCGCAGTCCAAGGCCCGGATGTACGTGGTGCTGGTCGGCGTCATGCTCGCCATGCTGCTCGGCATGCTCGACCAGATGGTCGTCAACACCGCGCTGCCGCGCATCGTCGGCGACCTCGGCGGCCTGGCCCACTACTCCTGGGTCGTCACCGCGTACCTGCTCGCCACCACGGTGACCACGCCGATCTGGGGCAAGCTCGGCGACCTGTACGGGCAGAAGAAGGTCTACCTGGCCGCGATCGTGCTGTTCCTCGGCGGCTCCGCGCTGTCCGGCGCGGCACAGAGCATGACCGAACTGATCGCGTTCCGCGCGTTCCAGGGACTCGGCGCCGGCGGCCTGATGGTCGGGGCGATGTCGATCATGGGCGTGCTGGTGCCGCCGCGCGAACGCGGCCGGTACCAGGGGATCATGGCGGCGATCATGCCGCTGGCGATGATCGGCGGCCCGCTGCTCGGCGGGTACGTGACCGACCACCTGAGCTGGCGCTGGGCGTTCTACGTCAACCTGCCGGTCGGCGCGGTGGCGCTCGCGGTGATCGTGGCGACGCTGAAGCTGCCCAGGGTGCGTACCAGCCACCGGGTCGACTACCTGGGCGCCGGGCTGCTCGCGCTCGCCGCCGGCTCGCTGATCCTCGGCACCACCTGGGGCGGCAGCCAGTACCCGTGGCTGTCCACCCAGATCATCGGCCTGGGCGTGCTCGCGGTGCTGTCGCTGATCGGGTTCGTGTTGGTGGAGCGGCGGGTCGCGGAACCGATCATCCCGCTGGGGCTGTTCCGCAGCCGCAACTTCGCGGTGGTGTCGGTCCTCGGCTTCCTGGTCGGGTTCGCGATGTTCGGCGCCACCCTGGCGCTGCCGCAGTACCAGCAGATCGTGCAGGGCGAGTCGGCGACCGGCTCGGGCCTCGCGTTGCTGCCGCTGATGCTCGGCATGATCGTCGTCAGCCTGATCGCCGGCCAGGTCATCACCCGGACCGGGAAGTACCGGATGTTCCCGATCCTGGGTGGCGCGCTGATGATCGTCGGGATGGTCGCGCTGGCCCAGCTGGACGCGGACACCAGCAGGTTCGTCGCCGGGCTGCTGATGGTACCGCTCGGCCTCGGCATGGGTGCGCTGATGCAGACGCTGATGACGGTGTCGCAGAACAGCGTCGAGCTCCGGCAGATCGGGGTGGCGTCCAGCGTCGTCACGTTCGCCCGGTCGATCGGCGGCGCCTTCGGTACCGCGGTGTTCGGCGCGGTGCTCACCGCCCGGCTGACCGCCTCGCTGGACGACCAGCTCGGTGCCGGTGCCGGTGACAGGCTGCTGTCCGCGGGTGCCCGGATGAGTCCGGACGCGCTGAACCACCTGCCCGCCACCGTGCACCAGGCCTACCTGGCCGCGGTCGGTAATGGCGTCGGGGTGGTGTTCTGGGCCGCGGTACCGATCGCCGCGCTGATGTTCGCACTCGCCTGGCTGATCCGGCACGTACCGCTGCGCGGCTCCGCGCCCGGCTCCGCCGCCGCTGGCCCCGGCTCCGACCCGGGCTCCGGCTCGGGCACGGCGAGCGCGACGCGCGTCGACGGTACCGAGCCTGCCGCGCGAGCCGGCGCCGGTGTCGTGCCCGCCGGGCGGGTGGGCGCCGGTGTCGGGCCCGCGGGCGTGGCGCCGGCCGGCGTCGGTACCGGGGGTGCCGCCGCAGGCTGA
- a CDS encoding peptide MFS transporter yields the protein MSQAVDEDAVPDAPQYGFFGHPRGLATLFFTEMWERVSYYGMRAILLYYMYSAVSQGGLGIPQGTASSLMSIYGSAVFMSGVIGGWIADRLLGSRRSIFIGGCLIMCGHICLAIPTGGLAALYLSMIFIVIGTGLLKPNISNVVGDLYSRRDARRDAGFSIFYMSTNIGAFIAPIVVGALANGYNYHAGFSFAAFGMALALVLYVVLGRWMGSAGTTAHNPITPAERRPVATRFGIGAIVVVLVLGGMVLGGVFTVGWIIDIISLLSIALPVAYFVVMLRSPRTTPDERSRVRAYIPLFIGSMFFWMIEEQGSVVLATFAKERTNLHLGSFEIPPSWFQSINPLAIVLFAPLFALLWTKLGDRQPRTPRKFAAGMFLAGLSYLLMTGPGLIDGTSVPASPFWLVGSFVLVILGELCLSPVGLSATTKLAPVAFASQTMSLWFLSDAAAQGISAQIVPVFNPDTEVAYFAIVGGVVALLGVVMYLVSPLITKRMRDVN from the coding sequence GTGAGTCAAGCAGTCGACGAGGACGCGGTACCGGACGCACCGCAGTACGGCTTCTTCGGCCACCCGCGCGGGCTCGCCACGCTGTTCTTCACCGAGATGTGGGAGCGCGTCAGCTACTACGGCATGCGCGCGATCCTGCTCTACTACATGTACTCCGCGGTCAGCCAGGGCGGCCTGGGGATCCCGCAGGGCACCGCGTCGTCGCTGATGTCGATCTACGGCTCGGCCGTGTTCATGTCCGGCGTGATCGGCGGCTGGATCGCCGACCGGCTGCTCGGCTCCCGCCGGTCGATCTTCATCGGTGGCTGCCTGATCATGTGCGGGCACATCTGCCTGGCCATCCCGACCGGCGGCCTGGCCGCGCTCTACCTGTCGATGATCTTCATCGTGATCGGCACCGGGCTGCTCAAGCCGAACATCTCCAACGTCGTCGGCGACCTCTACAGCCGGCGCGACGCCCGCCGCGACGCCGGCTTCTCCATCTTCTACATGAGCACCAACATCGGCGCCTTCATCGCGCCGATCGTGGTCGGTGCGCTGGCGAACGGCTACAACTACCACGCCGGGTTCAGCTTCGCCGCGTTCGGCATGGCGCTGGCGCTGGTGCTCTACGTGGTCCTCGGCCGCTGGATGGGCTCGGCCGGTACGACCGCGCACAACCCGATCACGCCGGCCGAGCGGCGACCGGTCGCCACCCGGTTCGGCATCGGCGCGATCGTGGTCGTGCTGGTACTGGGCGGGATGGTGCTTGGCGGGGTGTTCACCGTCGGCTGGATCATCGACATCATCTCGCTGCTGTCCATCGCGCTGCCGGTGGCGTACTTCGTGGTGATGCTGCGCAGCCCGCGCACCACGCCGGACGAGCGGTCCCGGGTCCGGGCGTACATCCCGCTGTTCATCGGGTCGATGTTCTTCTGGATGATCGAGGAGCAGGGCTCGGTGGTGCTGGCGACGTTCGCGAAGGAACGGACCAACCTGCACCTCGGCAGCTTCGAGATCCCGCCGTCCTGGTTCCAGTCGATCAACCCGCTCGCGATCGTGCTGTTCGCGCCGCTGTTCGCATTGCTGTGGACCAAGCTCGGCGACCGGCAACCCCGTACGCCGCGCAAGTTCGCCGCCGGGATGTTCCTCGCCGGTCTGTCGTACCTGCTGATGACCGGTCCCGGGCTGATCGACGGGACGTCCGTACCGGCCAGCCCGTTCTGGCTGGTCGGCAGCTTCGTGCTGGTGATCCTCGGCGAGCTGTGCCTGTCCCCGGTCGGGTTGTCGGCCACCACCAAGCTCGCCCCGGTCGCGTTCGCGTCGCAGACGATGAGCCTGTGGTTCCTGTCCGACGCCGCGGCGCAGGGGATCAGCGCGCAGATCGTGCCGGTGTTCAACCCGGACACCGAGGTCGCCTACTTCGCCATCGTCGGCGGGGTGGTCGCGCTGCTCGGCGTCGTCATGTACCTCGTCTCGCCGCTGATCACCAAGCGCATGCGCGACGTCAACTGA